In the genome of Anabaena cylindrica PCC 7122, the window CAACCCTATCCCCTTAATCATCCATCAGCTATCACTTATTGCTTTCCTGTCTCTGTTAATAGTAATCCAGAAACTATCACTTGGCTGGTGATGGAAGTTAATTTAGATTGGGTATCTCCTAATATGGCAAAAAAGTTAGCCCAGAACAATCAATCACATGGTCTAGAATTGGGTAATTATTTTGTGTTTTCACCATCAAATGCTCAATGGATTGTCAAACCAGAAAATTCCCAACTACTTCATCTATCTTTATCTGGGCAAAATCATAATTTAAATAACCAGCAACCAAGTACGGGGTTGATTAATGCTAGAAATAATTCCCAAGGCATTTTAGTGACGACAAAGGTAAACTCTACAAATTGGATTGTCGGCATCACATTTCCATCTGCCAAGTTAGAGCAGTTTCAGCAGCAATACCTGTGGTTGGTAATTGTTTCCATGTCGAAAGATATGTTGTTGATATGTGTGGTAATTGCCTTTATTTCTCAACTTACTACGCGTCCTTTGCGTGAACTCAACACTAGCACCCAAGAAATGGCTCAGGGCAACCTTGATACCAAGCTACCCGCAGTTACTTCCGATGATGAGGTAGGACGGTTAACCCAATCTTTTCGGCAAATGCGCGACTCTCTGCAACTCTATATCAGCAATCTGCAAGAGACAACTGCGGCTAAACAAAAACTAGAGAGTGAACTTTCTATTGCTGCCCAAATTCAGCGCACGATGGTTCCTCGAACTACTGTGGATAGCAGTCCTAATTCGCCATATCAGATATCTGCTTTATTGAAACCTGCGCGGATTGTGGGTGGTGATCTTTATGACTTTTTTCTCTTGGGAAGCGATCGCTTGTGCATAATTATTGGTGATGTCGCTGATAAAGGATTCCCCGCAGCACTACTGATGGCACGCACAGTCACCTTAATTCGCACTCTCACCAAACCCTTCCATACCCCTAGCGAAATTCTGCAAACTGTTAATCAACAACTATGTGCTGAAAATGAAGAATGTTTATTTGTTACCGTGTTTTGCGGTGTAATTGATTTACGTAGTGGCAAATTTATTTATGCCAGTGGTGGTCATGATGCTCCCATATTGATACACGATCAGCAGGTTAAGTATCTAGATTTGGAAACTAGTCCACCGCTAGGACTGTATGAAGATTCTCTGTTTGAGGAAAGTGAGTATGTACTTGCTGCCAACGATTTGCTCCTACTTTATACTGATGGCATCACAGAAGCGATGAACTCCCAGGGTGAGATATTTTCTGAAGCCCGGTTAATTGAGATGATGACATCCTATCCACCAAGCAACCCAGCCCGTGCGGTTCGCACAATTGTACATTTTTGTCAGGAGTTTGTGGGGGAGGCACCGCAATCAGATGATATTACCTTGTTAGCTGTGCAGTATCTACCGTCAAGTCCTTTTTCTCAAGCAGTAAATGTTATGGAATGGAATCTGACTCTCAACAGTGAGTTAACTGAGTTAGAGACAGTGAAACAAAGCTTAGGTAAGATTTTGCAGGCAGCTAGTCTGACTGTGGAATTGATTGAAGATGCCCAGTTAATTGTGGAAGAGGTTTTAGTCAATATTATTCAATATGGTTATGAAAATCACAGCAGCGCTTATATTGACTTGCGGATTGAAATCAATGATCAACAGTTAATAATGACTTTTAAAGATAGTGGCAAGGCTTTTAATCCCTTAACTGAAATTGCCTCACCAGATATGATGATGGATGATGAAGAGCGCTCTCTGGGCGGATTTGGATTTTTTTTGGTGCAAGAACTCGCCGAGCAAGTAGACTATGTTTATATCAACGGTCAGAACGTTTTAACAGTCCGGCAAGCGATCGCTAAAGTAGCTTAAAATCACCCAATTTCAGCTAAACTACAAATAAATACTAATTACAAAATAATAATCTATGTCATTGCAAATCTACGTAGAAACTACTAACCCCACTACCTTGTGTTTAGCATTGGACGGTCAGCTTGATACACTGACAGCAACGGATTTAGATAAATCTATTCACAATAGTTTGACACCGAACATCCAAACCCTGATTTTAGATCTCCAGAAATTGAGTTTTATCTCCAGTGCCGGACTGCGAATTCTTGCCAAGGCACGAAAAACGATGAAATCAAGAGAGGGTAAGGTATATTTTACCCATCCTACTCCTCAAGTGAAGAAAGTATTTGATATCGTTAAAGCTGTTCCTCTCTCTGAGGTGTTTTCCAATACTCAGGAGTTAGATGCCTACTTAGAAGCCATGCAAGCTGAAGTAGATGGGGAAAGTGATTAAAATAATTCGTAGTAGTACCAACCGCAGGTTTTCTCACAGGATTTTTGATCAATGTTCACTTTAGCTCAAGTCAGTTTTGGTAGAAATAGCACTAGTTTAATAGGAATTATTTATTTACTTTTTGCGGTTGCTTACTTTTTAATCATGCTATTTTTGCTATTTTTACGCAGATCTAAATCTAGGAATTTAATATTGGTATTTGATATTATTCAATTAATATTTGTACCATTGATCATGCTATTTTGCGGGTTCATCCTATTGTTTCAAGGTTGGAGATTAGATCCTATTCTTCAGTTTGTACAATTTTTGTTGTTCATATTAATTACTTACTTACTCATCAAAGATATTGTATTTAGTACAATTGATAGAAAATAAGTAGAGATAATTAAGATAGTTTTAGATTATTTTCATGCAAAGACACAAAGATAAGAAAACTCATTTGCATCTTTGCACAATATTTTTACAAAGTATAAGTGAAATCTTTCACTAGCATACCAGGAACTAAACTACCACCTAATTGACGGCTTTCATAAGTTCCGACATCGGGAATGAATTCTTGAAAATCGGTTAAATCAACTAAATTTTCTTCACCCCAAAAACGATAGAGACTTTCATCAAAACGCAGATTTT includes:
- a CDS encoding ATP-binding SpoIIE family protein phosphatase, whose product is MKKLSIFRFKSITHRLIFSCVVAAIAIYGVSYWQARKLLQKSVDGWLIDLAQSRIDTVANEMEGKLQAIERSMLLSIYGIEKSAQNSNAVNQTELLPILTTLVEKQPQIQAVALINGSNISETGWYYDRQGKYTKLNLEASKIWLNRCQIKGNTPATLPFWTQPYPLNHPSAITYCFPVSVNSNPETITWLVMEVNLDWVSPNMAKKLAQNNQSHGLELGNYFVFSPSNAQWIVKPENSQLLHLSLSGQNHNLNNQQPSTGLINARNNSQGILVTTKVNSTNWIVGITFPSAKLEQFQQQYLWLVIVSMSKDMLLICVVIAFISQLTTRPLRELNTSTQEMAQGNLDTKLPAVTSDDEVGRLTQSFRQMRDSLQLYISNLQETTAAKQKLESELSIAAQIQRTMVPRTTVDSSPNSPYQISALLKPARIVGGDLYDFFLLGSDRLCIIIGDVADKGFPAALLMARTVTLIRTLTKPFHTPSEILQTVNQQLCAENEECLFVTVFCGVIDLRSGKFIYASGGHDAPILIHDQQVKYLDLETSPPLGLYEDSLFEESEYVLAANDLLLLYTDGITEAMNSQGEIFSEARLIEMMTSYPPSNPARAVRTIVHFCQEFVGEAPQSDDITLLAVQYLPSSPFSQAVNVMEWNLTLNSELTELETVKQSLGKILQAASLTVELIEDAQLIVEEVLVNIIQYGYENHSSAYIDLRIEINDQQLIMTFKDSGKAFNPLTEIASPDMMMDDEERSLGGFGFFLVQELAEQVDYVYINGQNVLTVRQAIAKVA
- a CDS encoding STAS domain-containing protein, coding for MSLQIYVETTNPTTLCLALDGQLDTLTATDLDKSIHNSLTPNIQTLILDLQKLSFISSAGLRILAKARKTMKSREGKVYFTHPTPQVKKVFDIVKAVPLSEVFSNTQELDAYLEAMQAEVDGESD
- a CDS encoding Ycf66 family protein, producing MLFLLFLRRSKSRNLILVFDIIQLIFVPLIMLFCGFILLFQGWRLDPILQFVQFLLFILITYLLIKDIVFSTIDRK